The sequence CACCACCGATAGGCACCACCAGGCGATCCTCCAGGACCCTTAATAGACGGGTCTGCAAAGCGAGGGGCATATCGCCGATTTCGTCGAGAAACAAGGTCCCGCCGTCGGCCTGTTGCAGCTTGCCGCGCATACCTTCCTTGCGGGCACCAGTGAAACTGCCGCCGCGATAGCCGAACAGTTCACTTTCGATCAGGCTTTCCGGAATCGCGGCACAATTGAGGGCAACGAACGCCTTGTCCGCCCGCAGACTGGCGTGGTGTACCGCTTTGGCGAAGGCTTCCTTGCCGGAGCCGGTTTCACCGTTGATCAGCAAAGGTACGTCGCGCTCGAACACCCGCAGTGACTTGCGAAAATCCTCTTGCAGCGCCGCGTCCCCCAGGCAAATGCCCGACAACCGTGGTCGTTCAACACCCGGAGGTGCCTTGACCAGCGGACTCGGCACACTGCGCGGCTGCCCTCGCAACACTGCGAACAACCCGCGCCCATCACGGGTACGCAGGGGCCAACTGGCGCTGGCATTGGCGCTGGCACGACCGAGCAGTTCATCCAGCGAGCAGTCGAAAAACGCCTCCACCGGCTGCCCCAACAAGCCACCGCGTATTTGCCCCAGCAAGTTCAGCGCGCTCTGGTTGACCGCGCAGATCCGCCCTTCGCCGTCGAACGCCAGCAGCCCTTCGCTGAACAGCCCCACCGACTCGGCTTGCAAATGAAAACGCAGCAACCAGTGGTTCTCGAAATGCCGCAGGAAGTAGCAACTCTCGATCATCTTCGCCGAGAGGTTAACCAACGCCATGGTGTGAAACTGACTTTGCCGCGACACAGCTTCCCGGGCCGAGGACACATCGAGCACCGCCAGCAGTTCGCCATGAGGGTCGAACACCGGGCTGGCGGAGCACGTCAGGCCGGTGTGCCGGCCACGAAAGTGTTCGTCGCGATGGATGGTGAGCGACTGACGCTCAACCAGGCAGGTGCCGATGCCGTTGGTACCTTCGCAGGCTTCGCTCCAGTCGGCGCCGAGCCACAGCCCGGCGCGTTCGAAAATCTTGCGTTCGCTGGGGGCGGTGACACAGTTAAGGATTACCCCACGCGCATCCGTCAGTAGCACCGCGTGGCCGGCACCGGATAGCTGTTGATGCAGGCTGTTCATTTCACTGCCGGCGATGCGCAGCACTTGTTGCAGGCGTTCGCGACTTTCCAGCAGACGGCCATGTTCCAGAACCGTCGGGGCGATGGTCAGGGCAGGGTCGAGGTGATAGTCCTCCAGGCAACGCAGCCAGGAGCGGGCAATGGATGGGTCGCTCCCGGGGCCGTGCAAAGGGTCCTGACCGCGGGTGACGGTCAGCACTTGCTGGGCATGGCGACTGAAATGATCGTTGTGCATGTTCTTATTGTTCTCCTGCTGCGTAATACACGTCGCGAACCGGGACGCCCAGCATCCCTCACCCTTCCCGCCATTGCAATCCCGACTCGACCCACCGGTCACAGGCTGTATCGCTTGTGGCACAAACTGTCACTCAGGCTGTACCAGTCCTGTCACAGCAGCTCCCCGCAACACACCACAAAGCCTTGGTTTACCTGGCCTGCACGGCACTGGCCCGACCTTTGCTCTACGCTTTAACAAGCACAACAGTGCGTCCTCCAATAAACACAAAAAGCCAGGAGATACCCACCATGCGTTACGCACACCCCGGTACTGAAGGCGCTATCGTTTCGTTCAAGGCCAAGTACGGCAACTACATTGGCGGCGAATTTGTCGCGCCGGTGGATGGCAACTATTTCACCAACACTTCGCCGGTCAACGGCAAGCCAATCGCCGACTTCCCGCGCTCCACCGCCAAAGACATCGACAAAGCGCTGGACGCCGCCCACGCAGCCGCTGACGCCTGGGGCAAGACCTCGGCCCAGGACCGCTCGCTGGTGCTGCTGAAAATCGCCGACCGCATCGAACAGAACCTCGAACTGCTGGCCGTCACCGAAACCTGGGACAACGGCAAAGCGGTACGCGAAACACTCAACGCCGACATCCCCTTGGCCGCTGACCACTTCCGTTACTTCGCTGGCTGCATCCGCGCCCAGGAAGGCAGCAGCGCCGAGATCAACGAACTCACCGCCGCCTATCATTTCCACGAGCCATTGGGCGTGGTCGGCCAGATCATCCCGTGGAACTTCCCGCTGCTGATGGCCGCCTGGAAACTCGCGCCAGCCCTGGCCGCCGGTAACTGCGTGGTGCTCAAACCTGCCGAGCAAACCCCGCTGGGCATCAACGTGTTGATGGAGTTGATCGGCGACCTGCTGCCGCCTGGTGTGTTGAACGTGGTCCACGGTTTCGGCAAAGAAGCCGGCGAAGCCCTGGCTACCAGCAAACGCATCGCCAAGATTGCCTTCACCGGCTCCACGCCTGTGGGCTCGCACATCATGCACGCGGCGGCCGAAAACATTATTCCGTCCACTGTTGAACTGGGCGGCAAGTCGCCGAACATCTTCTTCGCCGACATCATGAAAGCCGAACCGCAATTCATCGAGAAAGCCGCCGAAGGCCTGGTGCTGGCGTTCTTCAACCAGGGCGAAGTCTGCACCTGCCCATCCCGTGCGTTGGTGGAAGAGTCGATCTACGACGACTTCATGAAAGTGGTGATGAAGAAGGTCGAGTCGATCAAACGTGGCGACCCGCTGGACACCGACACCATGGTCGGCGCCCAGGCATCCGAGCAGCAATTCGACAAGATCCTGTCCTACCTGGAAATCGCCAAGGGCGAAGGCGCCGAGCTGCTGACCGGCGGCAAAGTCGAGAAGCTGACTGGCGACCTGGCCACCGGCTATTACATTCAACCGACCCTGCTCAAGGGCACCAACAAGATGCGGGTGTTCCAGGAAGAAATCTTTGGCCCGGTGGTGAGTATCACCACCTTCAAGGACGAAGCCGAAGCCCTGGCGATTGCCAACGACACCGAGTTTGGTCTGGGTGCAGGCCTGTGGACCCGTGACATCAACCGCGCGTACCGCATGGGTCGGGCGATCAAGGCCGGACGTGTGTGGACCAACTGCTATCACCTGTACCCGGCGCACGCTGCGTTTGGCGGTTACAAGAAGTCGGGTGTTGGCCGTGAAACCCACAAGATGATGTTGGATCACTATCAGCAGACCAAAAACCTGCTGGTGAGCTACGACATTAATCCGTTGGGCTTTTTCTAACTCACCAACAGACAACCCGCTCCCACATTTGAAATGCAATTAAACATGTGGGAGCGGGCTTGCTCGCGAATGCGGTGTATCAGTCATATATGCATCAACTGACACACCGCATTCGCGAGCAAGCCCGCTCCCACATTTGATCTTCACAAGTACTCAACATCTCATCCGGCTCAAGTAAGTCGGGATAAAACAATAAGAACGAAAGGTACTTCTTCATGCCTAGCGAACCCACTGGCGCCCCGGCGTCTGGATCTTCCGTCGACTTCGAAAAAGTCGGCTCCGACTATTTCCAGCAACGTGAACTGAAAAAAGGTGCCGCCGGCTGGGTGCTTTTAGTCGGCCTCGGCGTTGCCTATGTGATCTCCGGCGACTACGCCGGCTGGAACTTCGGCCTGGCCCAAGGCGGCTGGGGTGGCATGTTCCTCGCCACATTGTTGATGGCCACCATGTACCTGTGCATGTGTTTCTCACTGGCCGAACTGTCTTCCATGATTCCTACAGCGGGCGGTGGCTACGGCTTTGCCCGCAGTGCATTCGGGCCCTGGGGTGGATTCCTCACCGGCACGGCGATCCTGATTGAATACGCCATCGCCCCCGCCGCCATCGCGGTGTTTATCGGTGCCTATTGCGAGTCGCTGTTCGGCATCGGCGGCTGGATGATCTACCTGGCGTTCTACATCATCTTTATCGGCATCCACATCTTCGGGGTCGGTGAAGCGTTGAAACTGATGTTCGTCATCACCGCCGTCGCCGCGATTGCCCTGGGCGTGTTTTTGGTCGCGATGGTGCCGCACTTCAACGTCGCCAACCTGCTGGATATCCCGGTGACCGAGGCCAAGGGTGCCAGCACCTTCCTGCCGTTTGGTTATGTCGGTGTGTGGGCAGCGATTCCCTACGCGATCTGGTTCTTCCTTGCCGTCGAAGGCGTGCCGCTGGCGGCCGAAGAAACCAAGAACCCGAAACGCGACCTGCCACGCGGCCTGATCGGCGCCATTGTGGTGCTGACCAGCTTTGCCCTGTTGATCCTGGTGATCGCCCCCGGCGGTGCCGGCGCCCATGCGCTGATGGCCTCGGGCAATCCGCTGGTGGAAGCCTTGTCCAAGGCCTATGGCGGCTCGACCTGGATGGGCAGCTTCGTCAACCTGGTGGGCCTGGCTGGGCTGATCGCGAGCTTTTTCTCGATCATCTACGCCTACTCCCGGCAGATCTTCGCCTTGTCCCGCGCCGGCTACCTGCCACGCAAGCTGTCCCAGACCAACAAAAGCAAAGCACCGGTATTGGCCTTGATCATCCCCGGCATCATCGGCTTTGGTTTGTCGCTGACCGGGCAAGGCGACCTGCTGATTCTGGTGGCGGTGTTCGGCGCCACCATCTCCTACGTGCTGATGATGGCCGCGCACATCACCCTGCGCATCCGTCGCCCCAAAATGGACCGTCCGTACCGCACACCGGGCGGCATCTTCACCTCCGGCGTGGCGCTGGTGCTGGCGTGTATCGCCGTGGTGGCGGGCTTTCTGGTGGATCCGCGGGTGGTGATTGGCGCTGCGATCATCTATGGAGTATTAATTGCTTACTTTGCTTTCTACAGTCGGCATCACTTGGTAGCAGGCACGCCGGAAGAAGAGTTTGCGGCGATCCAGGCCGCAGAGGCCGCCTTGCACTAAACGCCGTAAACCTCGGTGCGCACATCAGTGCGCACCGTCATGGAGACTCTGTATGGCAAGTTTTTCCCACGCGGTTGGCGCATTCACCTACCGCTTCGACAGCCTCAAGGACGTCCTGGCCAAGGCCAGCCCGGCACGCTCCGGGGACTTCCTCGCCGGTGTCGCGGCGCAGAACGATGGTGAGCGGGTGGCGGCGCAAATGGCCCTGGCCAATATCCCGTTGAAATACTTTCTCGAAGAAGTGCTGATTCCCTATGAAAGCGACGAAGTCACCCGGCTGATCATCGACACCCACGACAAGCAGGCATTTTCGGTGGTCAGCCACCTGACGGTTGGCAGCTTTCGCGATTGGCTGCTCAGTGACGCGGCCGATGAACAAAGCCTACGCGCCCTGGCGCCAGGGCTGACACCGGAAATGGTCGCCGCCGTGTCGAAGATCATGCGCGTGCAGGACTTGGTGTTGGTGGCGCAAAAAATCCGCGTCGTCACGAAGTTTCGCGGCACCATGGGCTTGCGCGGACGCCTGTCCACGCGCCTGCAACCGAACCATCCGACCGATGAACCGGCCGGCATCGCCGCAAGCATTCTCGACGGCCTGCTCTACGGCAACGGCGACGCGATGATCGGCATCAACCCGGCCACCGACAGCATCGCTTCGATCTGCGCCATGCTGGAAATGCTCGACGCGATTATCCAGCGCTACGACATCCCGACCCAGGCCTGCGTGCTGACCCACGTCACCACCTCCATTGAGGCCATCAACCGCGGTGTGCCGCTAGACCTGGTGTTCCAGTCGATTGCCGGCACCGAGGCAGCCAACGCCAGTTTCGGTATCAGCCTGAGCGTGCTGCAGGAAGGCTACGACGCCGGCTTGAGCCTCAATCGCGGGACCTTGGGGCAAAACCTGATGTACTTCGAAACCGGTCAGGGCAGCGCCTTGTCGGCCAACGCGCACTTTGGCGTTGACCAGCAAACCTGCGAAACCCGCGCCTACGCAGTGGCCCGCCACTTCAAGCCGTTTTTGGTAAACACCGTCGTCGGCTTTATCGGCCCCGAGTACCTGTACAACGGCAAGCAGATCATCCGCGCCGGCCTTGAAGACCACTTCTGCGGCAAGCTGCTGGGCGTGCCCATGGGTTGCGACATCTGCTACACCAACCATGCCGAAGCCGACCAGGACGACATGGACACCCTGCTGACCCTCCTGGGAGTGGCCGGAATCAACTTCATCATGGGCATCCCCGGTTCCGACGACATCATGCTCAACTACCAGACCACCTCGTTTCACGACGCGCTGTACGCCCGGCAAACATTGGGTTTAAAGCCGGCGCCGGAATTTGAACAGTGGCTGGCGAAAATGGGCATCTTCACGCAGGCCGATGGCAAGGTGCACTTCGGCAACAGCCTGCCGCCAGCCTTCCGCCAGGCCTTGGCGCAATTGGGATGAAGGAGCCGCCTGTGCCTATCGATACCCCTGACACCATTCCGGACAACCCGTGGCTGGAACTGCGCCGCCTGACGCCCGCGCGAATTGCCCTGGGCCGCACCGGCACCAGCATCCCTACCGGTGCGCAGCTGGACTTCCAGTTTGCCCACGCTCAGGCGCGGGACGCCGTGCATCTGCCTTTCGACCATGCCGCCCTGAGCACTCAACTGACAGAACGCGGCCGCGATAGCCTGTTACTGCACAGCGCCGCCGTCGACCGTCACAGCTACCTGCAACGCCCGGACCAGGGGCGGCGCCTGAGTGACGAGTCGGCCCAAACCCTGCGCGATTACGCCCAAGCCAACCCGGGCGGTGTGGACCTGGCGGTAGTGGTGGCCGATGGTTTATCCGCTCTGGCGGTGCATAAACACACGTTGCCATTTCTGACGCGCATGGAGGAACAGACCCATGCCGAAGGCTGGTCGCTGTCGCCGGTGATTCTGGTGGAGCAAGGCCGGGTGGCGGTGGCCGATGAAATCGGTCAGTTGCTGGGGGCAAAAATGGTGGTGATCCTGATCGGCGAACGGCCGGGGCTCAGCTCGCCGGATAGCTTGGGGCTGTACTTCACCTACAACCCCAAGGTCGGGCTGACCGATGCCTATCGCAACTGCATTTCCAACGTGCGCCTGGAGGGCTTGAGCTACGGCATGGCAGCTCACCGACTGTTGTACTTGATGCGCGAAGCCTGTCGCCGACAGCTGTCCGGGGTCAATCTCAAGGATGAAGCCCAGGTTCAGACGATCGAATCGGACAATCCAGACCTGATGAAAGGCAACTTCCTGCTCAGCCCGCCGGAGGACTGATCGCGACACGATTGCGATTTTTCACAGCTTTAGGCAGCATCAAGCCACGGCCGCTCGTGTCGTCATAGCCCATTGGAAGTTGAGGCCTAGCATGCGGATTACTCAAGCGACCCTGGAACACCTGGACCTGTTGACTCCGCTGTTCGTCAAATACCGTGAGTTTTATGGGGCGCTGCCATTTCCTGACTCGTCTCGGGCCTTTCTGGAGAAGCGTCTGCGACGCAAGGAGTCGGTGATCTACCTGGCCCTGCCGGATGACGATGACAGCAAGTTGCTCGGGTTTTGTCAGCTGTATCCGAGTTTTTCGTCGCTCTCGCTGAAACGGGTGTGGATCCTCAACGATATCTACGTGGCCGAAGATGCCCGGCGACAGTTGGTCGCCGATAACCTGATGCGTACGGCGAAGAAGATGGCCAAGGAGACGAACGCCGTGCGCCTGCGGGTGTCGACCAGCAGTGACAATGAAGTGGCACAGAAGACCTATGAGTCGATTGGGTTTCGGGAAGACACGGAATTCAAGAACTATGTGCTGCCTCTCAGTGATGAGTAACCCCGATTAATCCAACACTGGAGGCTATTCGCGATTGCTTGTAGCCGCTGCCGAGGCACGAGGCTGCGATGGGTTGCGAAGCGGCCCCAAGCGGTCTACGGACCCGCATCGCAGCCTCGTGCCTGCGCAGCGGCTACAAGCAGCGACAAGAACACCCCGCGACATCCCCCGCTACAAAACCAACACGCTTTTCACCTCTCTATCCGTATAATGCCGAGCTTTCTGGGGCGTAAGAAATACGGTAACCCCGTGTAGCCTTATTACCCGAAGCCTCCGCACAGGTCCGCTGAGTCGGCCATTCACACAGGTGCCATCCATGGATTTCAACCCGCTCGACCTTATCCTGCATCTCGACGTGTACCTCGACATGCTGGTAACCAACTACGGTCCGTGGATCTACGCCATTCTGTTCCTGGTGATTTTTTGCGAAACCGGTCTGGTGGTCATGCCATTCCTGCCGGGTGATTCCCTGCTGTTTATCGCCGGCGCCGTAGCCGCTGGTGGTGGCATGGATCCAGTCTTGCTGGGCGGCCTGCTGATGCTGGCGGCGATCCTCGGCGACAGTACCAACTACGTCATCGGACGAACGGCCGGGGAACGCTTGTTCAGCAACCCCAACTCAAAAATCTTCCGTCGCGACTACCTGCAAAAAACCCACGATTTCTACGACAAGCACGGCGGCAAAACCGTGACCCTGGCGCGCTTCCTGCCGATCCTGCGGACTTTCGCACCGTTCGTCGCAGGCATCGCCAAAATGCCTTATCCGCGATTCTTCGGTTTCAGTGTCTTCGGCACCGTCATCTGGGTCGGCGGCCTGGTCACCCTCGGCTACTTCTTCGGTAACGTACCGTTTATCAAGAAAAACCTGTCACTGCTGGTGGTGTTTATCATCCTGCTGTCCCTGGTGCCGATGATCATTGGCGTGGTCCGCAGCCGTTTCAGCCGCACCTCGTCCGAAGCCAACACGCACTGACCCACGATGTGGTCCCTCAGCGCCTGGCGTCGCCGGCGCCTTCTGGCCAAGCACCCGATTGCCGATGACACCTGGCAGCGGGTGCGCCAGCACCTGACCTTTCTCGACGGCATCAGCGTCGAGCAGGATCAATGGCTGCGTGAAGCCTGCGTAGTCTTTCTGGCTGAAAAACACCTCACTGCCCTGCCCGGCGTCGAACTGCACCAGGAACAACGCCTGCTGCTCGCCGCCCAGGCGCAACTGCCGCTGATGAACCTCGGTGATCTCGACTGGTATCAAGGCTTCCACGAAATCGTCCTCTACCCCGACGACTTCCTCAGCCCCCAGCGCCACCGTGACGCCAGCGGCGTCGAACACGAATGGAACGGCGAACACAGCGGCGAAGCCTGGCAGCAAGGCCCGGTAATCCTGGCGTGGCCCGGCGTATTGGCCAGCGGCAACTGGGAAGGCTACAACCTGGTGATCCACGAACTGGCCCACAAACTGGACATGCTCAACGGCGACGCCAATGGCCTGCCACCGTTGCACAACGACATGCGTGTGCAGGAATGGGCCAGCGTAATGCAAAGCGCCTACGACGACCTGAACCGTCAACTTGACCGCAACCCCGACGCCGAGACACCCATTGACCCCTACGCCGCAGAGAACCCGGCGGAGTTCTTCGCCGTCACCAGTGAATATTTTTTCAGTGCCCCGGATTTGCTGGTCAGCACTTATCCACAGGTCTACGCGCAACTGAGCCGCTTTTACCGCCAGGATCCATTGGCCCGCCTCACCCAACTGCAAGCCAGCGACCCACGCTATCAAGCGCAACACTGACGGCTGTACGACGTCTGGCGCATGGCATCAGCCGCAGAATATGCCTATAATC is a genomic window of Pseudomonas sp. ADAK18 containing:
- a CDS encoding sigma-54-dependent Fis family transcriptional regulator, producing the protein MHNDHFSRHAQQVLTVTRGQDPLHGPGSDPSIARSWLRCLEDYHLDPALTIAPTVLEHGRLLESRERLQQVLRIAGSEMNSLHQQLSGAGHAVLLTDARGVILNCVTAPSERKIFERAGLWLGADWSEACEGTNGIGTCLVERQSLTIHRDEHFRGRHTGLTCSASPVFDPHGELLAVLDVSSAREAVSRQSQFHTMALVNLSAKMIESCYFLRHFENHWLLRFHLQAESVGLFSEGLLAFDGEGRICAVNQSALNLLGQIRGGLLGQPVEAFFDCSLDELLGRASANASASWPLRTRDGRGLFAVLRGQPRSVPSPLVKAPPGVERPRLSGICLGDAALQEDFRKSLRVFERDVPLLINGETGSGKEAFAKAVHHASLRADKAFVALNCAAIPESLIESELFGYRGGSFTGARKEGMRGKLQQADGGTLFLDEIGDMPLALQTRLLRVLEDRLVVPIGGEPQAVDVRIISATHRNLLERVQDGSFREDLYYRLNGLEVSLPPLRERTDKSQLLDFLLAEEAGEQSVLLDASARQALLAFAWPGNVRQLRTVLRTLAALCEDGCVGLEDLPVMIRQARSQAIAVDEPSDSPLGDAERLALLNALEQQRWHMSHTAEQLGVSRNTLYRKLRKHGITR
- a CDS encoding aldehyde dehydrogenase family protein, with product MRYAHPGTEGAIVSFKAKYGNYIGGEFVAPVDGNYFTNTSPVNGKPIADFPRSTAKDIDKALDAAHAAADAWGKTSAQDRSLVLLKIADRIEQNLELLAVTETWDNGKAVRETLNADIPLAADHFRYFAGCIRAQEGSSAEINELTAAYHFHEPLGVVGQIIPWNFPLLMAAWKLAPALAAGNCVVLKPAEQTPLGINVLMELIGDLLPPGVLNVVHGFGKEAGEALATSKRIAKIAFTGSTPVGSHIMHAAAENIIPSTVELGGKSPNIFFADIMKAEPQFIEKAAEGLVLAFFNQGEVCTCPSRALVEESIYDDFMKVVMKKVESIKRGDPLDTDTMVGAQASEQQFDKILSYLEIAKGEGAELLTGGKVEKLTGDLATGYYIQPTLLKGTNKMRVFQEEIFGPVVSITTFKDEAEALAIANDTEFGLGAGLWTRDINRAYRMGRAIKAGRVWTNCYHLYPAHAAFGGYKKSGVGRETHKMMLDHYQQTKNLLVSYDINPLGFF
- the eat gene encoding ethanolamine permease; its protein translation is MPSEPTGAPASGSSVDFEKVGSDYFQQRELKKGAAGWVLLVGLGVAYVISGDYAGWNFGLAQGGWGGMFLATLLMATMYLCMCFSLAELSSMIPTAGGGYGFARSAFGPWGGFLTGTAILIEYAIAPAAIAVFIGAYCESLFGIGGWMIYLAFYIIFIGIHIFGVGEALKLMFVITAVAAIALGVFLVAMVPHFNVANLLDIPVTEAKGASTFLPFGYVGVWAAIPYAIWFFLAVEGVPLAAEETKNPKRDLPRGLIGAIVVLTSFALLILVIAPGGAGAHALMASGNPLVEALSKAYGGSTWMGSFVNLVGLAGLIASFFSIIYAYSRQIFALSRAGYLPRKLSQTNKSKAPVLALIIPGIIGFGLSLTGQGDLLILVAVFGATISYVLMMAAHITLRIRRPKMDRPYRTPGGIFTSGVALVLACIAVVAGFLVDPRVVIGAAIIYGVLIAYFAFYSRHHLVAGTPEEEFAAIQAAEAALH
- a CDS encoding ethanolamine ammonia-lyase subunit EutB, with amino-acid sequence MASFSHAVGAFTYRFDSLKDVLAKASPARSGDFLAGVAAQNDGERVAAQMALANIPLKYFLEEVLIPYESDEVTRLIIDTHDKQAFSVVSHLTVGSFRDWLLSDAADEQSLRALAPGLTPEMVAAVSKIMRVQDLVLVAQKIRVVTKFRGTMGLRGRLSTRLQPNHPTDEPAGIAASILDGLLYGNGDAMIGINPATDSIASICAMLEMLDAIIQRYDIPTQACVLTHVTTSIEAINRGVPLDLVFQSIAGTEAANASFGISLSVLQEGYDAGLSLNRGTLGQNLMYFETGQGSALSANAHFGVDQQTCETRAYAVARHFKPFLVNTVVGFIGPEYLYNGKQIIRAGLEDHFCGKLLGVPMGCDICYTNHAEADQDDMDTLLTLLGVAGINFIMGIPGSDDIMLNYQTTSFHDALYARQTLGLKPAPEFEQWLAKMGIFTQADGKVHFGNSLPPAFRQALAQLG
- the eutC gene encoding ethanolamine ammonia-lyase subunit EutC codes for the protein MKEPPVPIDTPDTIPDNPWLELRRLTPARIALGRTGTSIPTGAQLDFQFAHAQARDAVHLPFDHAALSTQLTERGRDSLLLHSAAVDRHSYLQRPDQGRRLSDESAQTLRDYAQANPGGVDLAVVVADGLSALAVHKHTLPFLTRMEEQTHAEGWSLSPVILVEQGRVAVADEIGQLLGAKMVVILIGERPGLSSPDSLGLYFTYNPKVGLTDAYRNCISNVRLEGLSYGMAAHRLLYLMREACRRQLSGVNLKDEAQVQTIESDNPDLMKGNFLLSPPED
- a CDS encoding N-acetyltransferase; the encoded protein is MRITQATLEHLDLLTPLFVKYREFYGALPFPDSSRAFLEKRLRRKESVIYLALPDDDDSKLLGFCQLYPSFSSLSLKRVWILNDIYVAEDARRQLVADNLMRTAKKMAKETNAVRLRVSTSSDNEVAQKTYESIGFREDTEFKNYVLPLSDE
- a CDS encoding DedA family protein — protein: MDFNPLDLILHLDVYLDMLVTNYGPWIYAILFLVIFCETGLVVMPFLPGDSLLFIAGAVAAGGGMDPVLLGGLLMLAAILGDSTNYVIGRTAGERLFSNPNSKIFRRDYLQKTHDFYDKHGGKTVTLARFLPILRTFAPFVAGIAKMPYPRFFGFSVFGTVIWVGGLVTLGYFFGNVPFIKKNLSLLVVFIILLSLVPMIIGVVRSRFSRTSSEANTH
- a CDS encoding zinc-dependent peptidase — translated: MWSLSAWRRRRLLAKHPIADDTWQRVRQHLTFLDGISVEQDQWLREACVVFLAEKHLTALPGVELHQEQRLLLAAQAQLPLMNLGDLDWYQGFHEIVLYPDDFLSPQRHRDASGVEHEWNGEHSGEAWQQGPVILAWPGVLASGNWEGYNLVIHELAHKLDMLNGDANGLPPLHNDMRVQEWASVMQSAYDDLNRQLDRNPDAETPIDPYAAENPAEFFAVTSEYFFSAPDLLVSTYPQVYAQLSRFYRQDPLARLTQLQASDPRYQAQH